Proteins encoded in a region of the Streptomyces akebiae genome:
- a CDS encoding four-helix bundle copper-binding protein, giving the protein MSSTVKDMLATYPADLGGIDQAKLTRCIETCIACAQACTACADACLSEGMVGDLTKCIRTDMDCADICNATAAVLSRHTGYDANITAAMLRACAMACKACGDECERHADMHEHCRVCAEACRSCEQACNELFQALG; this is encoded by the coding sequence ATGTCCAGCACCGTGAAGGACATGCTCGCCACCTACCCAGCCGACCTCGGCGGCATCGACCAGGCCAAGCTCACCCGCTGCATCGAAACATGCATCGCCTGCGCGCAGGCGTGTACGGCGTGTGCGGATGCCTGCCTGTCCGAGGGCATGGTGGGCGATCTGACCAAATGCATCCGTACCGACATGGACTGCGCCGACATCTGCAACGCCACCGCGGCCGTGCTCTCCCGGCACACCGGCTACGACGCCAACATCACGGCCGCGATGCTGCGGGCGTGCGCCATGGCCTGCAAGGCGTGCGGCGACGAATGCGAAAGGCACGCGGACATGCACGAACACTGCCGCGTCTGCGCCGAAGCCTGCCGCTCCTGCGAGCAGGCGTGCAACGAACTGTTCCAGGCCCTGGGCTGA